From Firmicutes bacterium HGW-Firmicutes-1, the proteins below share one genomic window:
- a CDS encoding DUF896 family protein: MEQNKLDRINALYKKQKETGLTEAEVLEQAQLRKEYVALVSKNFRGTLGTIKVQDLDGNVKPLKRKK; the protein is encoded by the coding sequence ATGGAACAAAATAAATTAGATCGTATTAATGCACTTTATAAAAAACAAAAAGAAACAGGCTTAACAGAAGCAGAAGTATTAGAACAGGCACAACTCCGAAAGGAATATGTTGCATTGGTTTCGAAAAATTTCAGAGGTACCTTAGGTACAATCAAAGTTCAAGATCTTGATGGAAATGTGAAACCACTAAAAAGAAAAAAATAA
- a CDS encoding 5-formyltetrahydrofolate cyclo-ligase produces MDKNLLRKKCLFQRNQLSLKTVSTLSYQIMSKFIQTDLYKNSDELFSYVGIKNEVDTLGMIEKALAEGKRIAVPKTFHKGIMKFYYICSLEELVLGKFDLLEPRNIIEEAKPNQCSIFIVPGIAFDRSKNRLGYGAGFYDRYLQNNQYHKSIALAYESQIVDEIPTHSYDVPMDLIITDKNIYY; encoded by the coding sequence ATGGATAAAAACTTATTGAGGAAAAAATGCTTATTTCAAAGAAATCAACTTTCACTTAAGACAGTATCTACCTTAAGTTATCAAATTATGTCTAAATTTATTCAAACTGACCTATATAAAAATAGTGATGAACTTTTTTCATATGTAGGAATCAAAAACGAAGTTGATACTTTAGGAATGATTGAAAAAGCATTGGCAGAAGGCAAAAGAATTGCAGTTCCTAAAACATTTCACAAGGGAATCATGAAATTTTATTATATTTGTTCTTTAGAGGAACTAGTTCTCGGGAAATTTGATTTATTAGAGCCAAGAAATATAATAGAAGAAGCAAAACCTAACCAATGTTCAATCTTTATCGTTCCAGGAATCGCTTTTGATCGTTCGAAAAATCGTTTAGGTTATGGTGCTGGTTTTTATGATCGTTATTTACAAAATAATCAATATCATAAATCAATTGCATTGGCGTATGAAAGTCAAATAGTTGATGAAATTCCAACACATTCTTATGATGTACCCATGGATTTGATTATTACAGATAAAAATATATATTATTGA
- a CDS encoding Holliday junction branch migration protein RuvA, with product MIAYIKGTLDTVGEDRIVIDFNNMGYEVKIPLSIISQLPPIGDEVKVYTYLYVREDAMLLYGFLTNDDLNVFKLLLTVNGIGPKGALAILSALTPDALRFAVVTGDDIAISKAPGIGKKTAQRLIIDLKDKLKLKDYGDTISKEAQAYSSSFDSNDSLHEAIAALISLGYSNTEAVKATKGLSGADQVEDILKHALKQLARL from the coding sequence ATGATTGCTTACATAAAAGGAACGTTAGACACGGTGGGTGAAGATAGAATCGTCATCGATTTCAATAATATGGGCTACGAAGTAAAGATACCACTATCCATAATCTCTCAATTACCCCCTATAGGTGATGAGGTTAAGGTTTATACTTATTTATACGTAAGAGAAGATGCTATGCTTCTATATGGGTTTTTAACCAATGATGACCTTAATGTATTTAAGTTACTCTTAACAGTGAATGGTATAGGACCAAAAGGTGCACTTGCAATTCTATCAGCACTTACACCTGATGCATTGCGTTTTGCTGTAGTAACCGGTGATGATATTGCAATTTCTAAGGCGCCAGGTATTGGTAAGAAGACTGCTCAAAGACTAATTATTGATCTAAAAGATAAGCTTAAGCTAAAAGATTATGGAGATACAATTAGTAAAGAAGCACAAGCATATTCATCGAGCTTTGATAGCAATGATAGTTTACATGAGGCGATTGCTGCGCTCATCTCTTTAGGGTATTCAAATACTGAAGCAGTGAAGGCTACGAAAGGACTTAGTGGAGCTGATCAGGTTGAAGACATTTTAAAACATGCTTTAAAGCAATTGGCTCGTTTATAA